The Medicago truncatula cultivar Jemalong A17 chromosome 4, MtrunA17r5.0-ANR, whole genome shotgun sequence genome includes a region encoding these proteins:
- the LOC25493654 gene encoding BAG family molecular chaperone regulator 1: MQSKVTKRSTINMFSRDKKSDTNVHVNPNVAEWELRPGGMLVQKRNSDVNNNFSSIIKVKVKYGSSYHQIHISSHASFGELKKMLTESTGLHVQDQKLIFKKKERDSKSYLDIERVKDGSKLILIEDIESRERRILEKLRIAKKEKASKSLIEITLEVDKLAKKVSTLEGNVSKGEVISELDVESLTENLMRVLITLDEIYGEGELKLQRKEQVRRVQKHIETLDMLKMSKPNEGNNNITKESKVDCDVPKQHLQEKQQEQQPLKHSESVVVTTKWETFD, translated from the exons ATGCAGTCAAAGGTTACAAAAAGGTCAACGATCAACATGTTCTCAAGGGACAAAAAAAGTGACACCAATGTTCATGTCAATCCAAATGTAGCTGAATGGGAATTAAGACCAGGTGGAATGCTAGTACAAAAACGTAATTCAGATgtgaataataatttttcatccATCATCAAAGTCAAAGTGAAGTATGGCTCATCTTATCACCAAATTCATATCAGTTCTCATGCAAGTTTTG gtgaattgaagaaaatgttgaCAGAATCAACAGGATTGCATGTTCAAGATCAGAAGTTGAttttcaagaaaaaagagagagattCAAAGTCATATCTTGATATTGAGAGAGTCAAAGATGgatcaaagttgattttaattgaGGACATTGAAAGTAGAGAAAGAAGGATATTGGAGAAATTAAGAATTGCAAAGAAGGAAAAGGCTTCAAAATCGTTAATTGAAATAACCTTAGAGGTTGACAAACTTGCCAAAAAG GTTTCAACTTTGGAGGGTAATGTTTCCAAAGGTGAAGTTATTTCAGAGTTGGATGTAGAGAGTTTAACAGAAAATTTGATGAGAGTATTGATTACATTGGATGAAATTTATGGTGAGGGTGAACTGAAATTGCAGAGAAAAGAACAG GTTAGAAGAGTTCAGAAGCACATTGAGACTCTTGATATGTTAAAGATGTCAAAGCCAAATGAAGGTAACAATAACATAACAAAGGAGAGTAAGGTTGATTGTGATGTTCCAAAGCAGCATTTGCAAGAGAagcaacaagaacaacaacctTTGAAACATTCTGAGTCAGTTGTAGTAACAACCAAATGGGAAACTTTTGATTAA